The following coding sequences lie in one Lolium perenne isolate Kyuss_39 chromosome 2, Kyuss_2.0, whole genome shotgun sequence genomic window:
- the LOC139835306 gene encoding uncharacterized protein, whose product MRTHKIGHMSGRFDPNRTSKVPLTKAQVASRVNHITKANLAEDWSYGLVPCDRNHPPARVFERQNAEDGDLATKRWTPDLVDPADQAGDHAGDDDLPQAPDLGGQGEHNPPPSPEHQEEEEPATSGTGPIPAVPLRTRPPSTTATSAPKGTKRAGSTAAAESRAKKQRRHQPKKVPEQAG is encoded by the exons atgcgcacccacaagatcgggcacatgtccggccggttcgatccgaaccggacgtccaaggtgccgctcaccaaggcccaggtggccagccgggtgaaccacatcaccaaggcgaacctggcggaggactggagctacgggctggtgccctgcgacaggaaccatccaccggcgcgg gtttttgagcgccagaacgccgaggacggcgacctggcgacgaagaggtggacgccggatctcgtcgatccggctgaccaagccggcgaccatgccggcgacgacgacctgccgcaggcgcctgatctaggcggccagggggagcacaatccgcccccttcaccagagcaccaggaggaggaggagccggcgacgtccggcacggggccaatccccgccgtgcctctgcgcacgaggccgccaagcaccacggcgacttcggcgcccaagggcacgaagagagccggctccaccgccgccgcggagtcgagggcgaagaaacagcgccggcatcagccgaagaaggtcccggagcaagccgggtga